The segment ACAACAATATTTTAACAAGCAGTTCATCAGACAACCCACTGATTCTGTCCATTGTCAACTTTTGatagaaagacaaaaaaaaaaagagaagaaaaacatCACTAACCAAACTAGTTAGTAACTGACAAGCGAAACCAAAGAGCCAAAAGAGGAATGCGACAAAACCTTGGAAAGTCTGTATTGTTAGACGATGTGTGTTGCTCGAGCATCGGATGAAAggattaaattttcaaaagttaTTGAGCATCGGATGAATACAAAGCTTCGCCCACGCCACAGTCTACACTCTGCACCAATCAACTCGGTTAGTGAGTTGCATTAAATTATCTAAATCTTTCGTGGGCCTAATTATGGGCCGACGGTTCTGTCTCATTTTTCGTTTTATAGCGttacaaatatacaatttacCGATGTtcttaaacaaattaaaatgtgGGGTTGACAATGAATTAATGAATCAACCCGCTCTCGACGATTTGATGGTGAAATGAGATACTATCTGGTTCATCAACTGTGATTATAGGCCCAATTATCAATTTTGACATAAGGCCCAATAATAAACAACCTTGCTTACCAATATCAGACAGTCTTCTACTCTAATTAATAACTCAACGCCAAAACAATAGAGAACAGCAAATCCAAAAGCTTAAGAAGAAAACCAATTAAGGGGCCTTGTTTCCAGCTAAGGGTAGAAGcagagcagagagagagagagaacacagcttcttcttcttctttcttcttcaaagctTCTCTCCCATGTGGATCCCAAAACCTTCTCTTCTCCCATTCCCTCACATTTCTAAACCAACATTCTCCCTCTGACATTCACTCACTACCTACAACTTCCACACCAATGCTCTCCTTCCTTCCACCAaactagcaaaaaaaaaaaagaaactccaACCTCACCGCCAAAACAAAGTCATTAACGATGCTGCTTCCTCACTTCTCCACCACCATTTTCCTCCtctgcctcttcttcttcttcacactcCTCCAAGCCACTAATCTCACTCTCACTCTCCCTCACCAACATCCTTCCCCTGACTCCGTCGCTCTCCACGTCTTAAGGTAAAACAAATCTCCACATTTCTCCTTAAAAAAACAAAGTCTCATACTTTCTTCTTACCTCCACTCTCACAGTTCAATCAATGCATCCCTCTCCCGGAGAcaactctcctcctcctcctcctccacttgCCGCACCGGCAACCCAATCGACGACTGCTGGCGCTGCACCTCCTCCGACTGGTCCTCCAACCGCCAACGCCTCGCCGACTGCTCCATCGGCTTCGGCCGCGGCACCCTCGGCGGCAAAAACGGCAAGATCTACGTCGTCACAGACTCCTCCGACAACAACCCATCAAACCCAACCCCCGGAACTCTCCGCTACGCCGTCATCCAAGAAGAGCCCCTCTGGATCGTCTTCTCCTCCAACATGCTCATCCGCCTCAGACACGAACTCATCATCAACAGCTACAAAACCATCGACGGCCGCGGCTCCGCCGTCCACATCACCGGCAACGGCTGCCTCACCGTCCAGTACGTGCAACACGTCATCATCCACAACGTCCACATCTACGACTGCAAACCCTCCGGAGGCGCCGTCGTCGCCGCGACGCCGACGAAGTCCGGGAGGCGAGGCAGATCGGACGGCGACGGGATCTCCATCTTCGGAGCTCAGAAGATCTGGATCGACCACTGCTCCATGAGCCATTGCACCGACGGGCTTATCGATGCCGTGATGGGGTCCACGGCGATCACGATATCGAATAACTACTTTGCGCATCATGACGAGGTGATGCTGTTGGGTCATGACGATAGTTATGGTCCGGACACGGGGATGCAGGTGACGATTGCGTTTAATCATTTCGGACAGGGGCTTGTTCAGAGGATGCCGAGGTGTCGGAGAGGGTATATACACGTGGTGAATAATGATTTTACTTCGTGGAAGATGTATGCGATTGGTGGAAGTGGTAATCCTACGATTAATAGTCAGGGGAATCGTTACATTGCTCCTTCTGATCCTAGCGCCAAAGAGGTAATCTTTATaaagaattttattttgattttgatgtttttGAATTACCCATATTGAAAaatcattcctttttttttggttattttgtgTAGATTTTGCTTAATTGTTTCAGAATATTATAGGGTTTTTTAGTTAGTTTTGTGTGAAAGATTTAGGCTTTATTCCAAAACCAAGATCCTAGAGCCAAAGAggtaaaatttataaacttttttttttcattttgatctTGACAAGTTTTTGAATTACCCATATCGAAAAATCATTCCTTTTTGGttgttttgagtatattttccCTTAATTGTTTCAGAACATTTTAGGGTTTTAGTTAGTATCGTGGAAAGATTTAGACTTTTTGAGCGACGAGTTAACTTTTTTGTCGATGTTGAGTGTCCTCTTGTGAATCCAGCTCATGTTTCACGTAGACAGTTGTTAATCTTTTGGTAGGAGGTAAAAATATCTGGAAATATCGTACACTACAATGTTTAAGTTTGTATGTAATGAAAAGTATACACATAGTAAAAGAATCTTATTTTTATAAGATTTAGGTCTAGGAGAAGTGTGGGACAGTGATGGGGATGTATAGTGCATGACAGCCATGTGGGCTGCTTGATGCTGCTTCTCACTGTCCACACACTTTTTTCATCTTATTCATTACTCTTTTTAGCACCACGCTCTACGCTGGCGCGTGAATTGTATATAGATTGCTGATTGTGAGAATTTTTTGGTTGGAGCAGGTGACCAAAAGGGTGGATTCGAAGGACGATGGAGAGTGGTCGAACTGGAATTGGAGAACGGAAGGAGATCTGATGGAGAACGGAGCTTTCTTTGTGGCGTCTGGTGGGGGAGTGAGCGCATTGTACTCTAAAGCTTCGAGTGTGGAGCCTAAAGCTTCGGCTCTTGTAGACCAGCTCACTCGAAATGCTGGCGTTTTTGGCGGTCCCAGGTACCCTTCCTCACTTTTTCTCCGTTACTTTTTATGTACATAACATTTTTTAAGTTGATGCATGATTTAATGTTAGTATATAATTAGATTAGCTATGAAGCGTGATTAACGCATGAGTTGCTAACGTTGTCAAGTCAATGAACCAAGAACcgtattttttactatttttgttgttggtgtttgTGTGTTTAGTTAGTTCCTTCTTTTGGAGTCTAGTAACGTATATGATTAATAATCCTGGTTCAATATAGTTTTGTACGTCAAAGTTAATGTGATATTTTGGGAAAGAAGTTAGTCAAAGTTAATAAGACTAGGCAAGAACGGGTCATTTCTCTTCTGAGATTCTAAACTAGTACATTTTAATGTTCGATTATTCCTCAAATAGTGAGACTAAATATAGTCAGTTGAACTATGGGTAATTATGTTAACAACTTAACCAACTCATAGGTTTCGGTAAAAAGTAGTTTCATTTGAGAATATTATACAGGCGTTAGAATTTGGCAGTATTCCAGAATTCAAGTAGATGCACGTGATCGTCAGCGTAGAGAACCGACCAACTTGACTAGTGTCTGGATTGAACCCCACTTGCCATTTTTctgtaatttaattattttagactATACTCTTTCAAGTTTTTGTTTGTCCATTTAGGAATATGGGCGGTCGAAATGTCTGtcatatttagattttaattaagatatttattatatGATCCATCTACTACATTTTTGATACATCACATGTTAACTACTTGTCCCCTACTCCTAGTCAGTTTGAAATACGAAAAAGCCAATAATTTTTTGGGAGTTAATGATGCAATTATGATTGAGAAAATGTAGTTAGGAGAGATGGGACCCCTACGTAGAAAAGTATGATTCCTTTTTTAATCGCATTCATGTATCCATTTGACTTTGGTTCAGTATGTTTTGGATTTAGCATGATACGGTCGATTTTATTACGCATAACTTCTAATGATATTATTTTTCGGGGGAAGCAGGGATGATCAAGGTCAGAGTGGCGATTCTTATTCTGGTtatggaggtggtggtggtggtggtggtagtgGTGGCGGCGGAGGTGGCAGCAGCGGCAGCGATGGAGGAACTAGTGCTATTGGCGGTACTACGAGAGGAAGTAGCACCAGCAGCAGCGATGACAGCAATTTCTTCGGGATGATCTTCGGAAGCAATGCACCGCCTCGACCACGTTTAACattattgttttgtttgataATGATTTGTGTAATGTCATTATCAAGTCTATTATTGTTGTAGTCCGCAAGGATAACTAATAGGATTTGGACCCTTCAATTGATTGGTTGTTGGCTTGGTTGGTGTACAGTTcctctccatttttttttttggttcacaACATTACAAAACCGAAACTAAATTGATATATGATGGCAACGTCAAAGACGAACTTTGTCTCATCAAATCAAAGGCAGTGGTTTCATCAAGTTGTAGCATCTTCATCTTTCTGTAACTCCACTATCTTATACGCTTTTCATTTTTTCCCACAATTAAAAGGTGTTTTGTAATAAGCTGTAAAGCATTGTTAGGTTCTTGTCAATTTAAATTGTGATTATGGCTTAAATCTCTTAAAAACTTAATGCAATATCGACTAAACTAAACGGTGGTAGTTTAGTGATAAAGGTTGATATGAGACATTATAGACAAAGTTGGTTGGTTAGATGAagatataactttttttttttttttgctaaattgtaaatgTCATTAAGTAAATAATGATGGTTTGATTACAAATTTAAGCCTGTAATCCAGTTTGCTCAAGAGCCAAACCGATGCTTAGAGCcgcaaaaaagtttaaaaagaaCTCTAAGCATCACAAGTTCAATGCTTGTCAATGCTTGTCAAACAAAGCCAAGCAATGAAGATATAACCATACTTGAGGTTTTGTTAAAAACTCGGAACCGAACTAGTCGTTGGTACTATACACTACTCCACGGTTATAAGAAAATAGACCATAATATAGTCTATACTTGTACACACTTAATTGCTACCAAGTTATGTGGAAGCTGCAATTAACAGCACTAAACTTAACGTCTGTGACATGATCTGGTTGGAGACATCTGAATTCATATTCCCGGTCGCCACTTACAGGAGATCcaaagaaatgaaaaagaacaaaacaaataaattattataatttctaGAAAACATTACTTTTGcaaaagaaagaagataaaGCTAAAAAGCCATCATCAAAATATGCTTTTAGTTTGCAACTAGGGAAGCAGCTTCCTCAAGTCTCTTCCATGTCATCTCTCTTTGTTCCAACAACTCCCAAGTCTTAGCTTCATTCTCCTGATACTGTTTCTCACACTCTTCAAAGAGGTCATTGTCCATCTCCATAAACATTCTTCTAACATTCTCAGAGAGACCATGCACCGCCTGGTTCCAATGTCCTTTCATGTTCTTCTCCAATGCTtcaaatattatagaaaaaatcACATCCTTATTCTCAGCAATCAGGCCTACGATATGTTCATTGTTCCACAAGAAAAGAGCCCTCTCTGCCACCTGCAAACCTCACATCTGCTCTATAAACATTTCTTTAAAaactttaataatttttttaaatataatttgtgGGGGCAAAGTCAATGCTTCATTTGGTTGTGACCAGATCCGGCCCTGATAACATATCACTATCAAAAGACAGACATACGAACCTGGAAGTGTGCGCTATTAAGACATTTCCCAATCTGTGTAAACAAAGGAACAACACAATGCTGAAACTCTGAAGGCTCAGTAACATCCAAAACCTCTTCAAGCTCACCCAAGAACAGAACCTCCTTATTACAATTCGTAAGCGGCCAGTACTTCAACAACCCACGTATCACAGTATCAGCCAGCTTATAATCTTTCTCCACAAACTGCACCACACAATACGACAACTGCTGGTGGTAAACAGATATGCTT is part of the Brassica rapa cultivar Chiifu-401-42 chromosome A09, CAAS_Brap_v3.01, whole genome shotgun sequence genome and harbors:
- the LOC103841403 gene encoding probable pectate lyase 13, yielding MLLPHFSTTIFLLCLFFFFTLLQATNLTLTLPHQHPSPDSVALHVLSSINASLSRRQLSSSSSSTCRTGNPIDDCWRCTSSDWSSNRQRLADCSIGFGRGTLGGKNGKIYVVTDSSDNNPSNPTPGTLRYAVIQEEPLWIVFSSNMLIRLRHELIINSYKTIDGRGSAVHITGNGCLTVQYVQHVIIHNVHIYDCKPSGGAVVAATPTKSGRRGRSDGDGISIFGAQKIWIDHCSMSHCTDGLIDAVMGSTAITISNNYFAHHDEVMLLGHDDSYGPDTGMQVTIAFNHFGQGLVQRMPRCRRGYIHVVNNDFTSWKMYAIGGSGNPTINSQGNRYIAPSDPSAKEVTKRVDSKDDGEWSNWNWRTEGDLMENGAFFVASGGGVSALYSKASSVEPKASALVDQLTRNAGVFGGPRDDQGQSGDSYSGYGGGGGGGGSGGGGGGSSGSDGGTSAIGGTTRGSSTSSSDDSNFFGMIFGSNAPPRPRLTLLFCLIMICVMSLSSLLLL